The Calditrichota bacterium genome contains a region encoding:
- a CDS encoding DMT family transporter, whose product MDASTETHIETIGKLLGVGVLTTGVTAISFAAIFIKLCQVPAFSIAAYRMLIAAVFFLIISVFRRQPLLKGLTLYQIRLIIVSGFFLAVHFSLWISSLEYTSVASSVVLVTTNPLFVALGSLLFLKERINRWLLLAIFLTIFGSIVIGATDFQVQSTQLFGDALALLAAIGGSGYLLTGRVLRRSMDAFQYATLVYSISAIFLVALALASSSPFGGFRRIDYVYLLLLAVVPQMIGHTSINWSLRFLSASFVALAILGEPVGSTILAYFILNESVTSAKIFGALFIIIGIFIGIKGESKLQI is encoded by the coding sequence ATGGACGCTTCTACAGAAACGCACATTGAGACGATTGGAAAACTGCTGGGTGTCGGCGTTCTGACGACAGGCGTCACAGCCATTTCGTTTGCGGCTATTTTCATCAAGTTATGTCAGGTTCCCGCTTTCAGTATTGCCGCGTATCGCATGCTCATTGCCGCCGTGTTTTTCCTGATCATTTCCGTGTTCCGCAGACAACCCCTTTTAAAGGGGTTGACTCTCTACCAAATTCGTCTGATCATTGTTTCCGGATTCTTTTTGGCGGTTCATTTTTCGCTCTGGATTTCTTCCCTTGAATACACCTCGGTCGCCAGCTCTGTCGTGCTTGTGACGACGAATCCCCTGTTTGTAGCGCTTGGAAGCCTCTTGTTCCTGAAAGAACGCATAAATCGGTGGCTCCTTTTGGCCATCTTCCTGACTATTTTTGGATCCATTGTAATCGGCGCAACCGATTTTCAGGTCCAAAGCACGCAACTGTTCGGCGATGCGCTTGCCCTGTTGGCGGCAATCGGCGGGTCAGGCTACCTGTTGACCGGGCGGGTCTTGCGAAGAAGCATGGATGCCTTCCAATATGCCACGCTGGTTTACTCTATTTCGGCCATTTTCCTGGTAGCCCTGGCACTGGCCTCGTCCTCCCCCTTTGGTGGCTTCCGCCGAATCGATTACGTGTATTTGCTGCTCCTGGCGGTGGTTCCTCAAATGATTGGCCACACCAGTATTAACTGGTCGCTTCGCTTTCTGTCCGCTTCATTTGTGGCCCTGGCCATTTTGGGCGAACCCGTCGGGTCGACCATTTTGGCCTATTTTATTTTAAATGAATCCGTTACGTCAGCCAAAATCTTCGGGGCGCTTTTTATTATTATCGGAATCTTCATCGGAATAAAGGGGGAATCCAAACTACAAATTTGA